The sequence below is a genomic window from Providencia rettgeri.
ACATTTTCTGGATCACAAACATCGTTACACCCATCAATACCGGTAGGATGTAGTACGGGTCTTGTGCAGACAAGTCTTGGATCCAACCGAAGAATGGCGCGTGACGCAGTTCAACAGAACCCATCAACATGTAGTAAAGTGCAAGGAAGATAGGCATTTGGATAAGCAGCGGTAAACAACCACCCAGTGGGTTTACTTTTTCTGCTTTATACATCGCCATCATTTCTTGGCTCATGCGTTGTTTATCATCACCAATACGCTCACGCATTGCAGCCAATTTTGGTTGCAGTAAACGCATTTTCGCCATCGAGGTGTACTGTGCTTTAGTCAGCGGGTACATAATACCACGAACGATAAAGGTGATAACGATGATGGCAATACCCCAGTTACCCACAAAACCGTGAATGAATTTCAACAGTTTAAACAGTGGCTGAGAGATAAACCATAACCAACCATAATCTACAGTTAAGTCTAAATGAGGTGCAACTGCGGCCATTTCTGACTGAATTTCAGGACCAACCCATAACGTTGATGAATAAGTACCCGCACCGTTAGCTGCGATAGTCATTGGTTCACTCTTATAACCAATGATGGCAGATTTTTTATCAAGGTCGATAGTATAGAAAGTGCTCTTCTCAGAACTTGCAGGGATCCATGCCGTTGCAAAGTATTGTTGCAACATGGCCACCCAGCCACCTTTGGTGGTTAAGTCGAGGTTTTTATCTTCGATGTCACCAAAACTATATTTTTTATAGTTGTTTTCATCAGAAGAATACGCCGCACCACGATAGGTATGCAGAGCAAAGTTGCTGCTGCCTGTATCACGCTCTTTTGGTAACTCGATAGTTTGTTTTAACTGACCGAAGAAAGCGAGGCTCAGTGGTTGAGCGGTTGGGTTTTGAATACTGTATTCAACTTCAACAGTATATTGGCCACGTTTTACAATGTACGTTTTCTGATACACAACACCGTTGTTATCAGTAAATGTCATTGGTACGCGCAAGACGTCTTGGCCTTTCTCTA
It includes:
- the yidC gene encoding membrane protein insertase YidC gives rise to the protein MDSQRNLLLIALLFVSFLVWQAWESDKVAQDVKTVQASQQADMPSSDAQAVTGSEQGKLITVKTDVLDIRINTRGGDIDEADLLAYPATLHSESPFRLLETNPGFVYQAQSGLIGLHGPDNPANNNGERPLYSVDSTTFTLEKGQDVLRVPMTFTDNNGVVYQKTYIVKRGQYTVEVEYSIQNPTAQPLSLAFFGQLKQTIELPKERDTGSSNFALHTYRGAAYSSDENNYKKYSFGDIEDKNLDLTTKGGWVAMLQQYFATAWIPASSEKSTFYTIDLDKKSAIIGYKSEPMTIAANGAGTYSSTLWVGPEIQSEMAAVAPHLDLTVDYGWLWFISQPLFKLLKFIHGFVGNWGIAIIVITFIVRGIMYPLTKAQYTSMAKMRLLQPKLAAMRERIGDDKQRMSQEMMAMYKAEKVNPLGGCLPLLIQMPIFLALYYMLMGSVELRHAPFFGWIQDLSAQDPYYILPVLMGVTMFVIQKMSPTAVTDPMQQKIMTYMPVVFTIFFLWFPSGLVLYYIVSNLVTIIQQQVIYRGLEKRGLHSRDKKEKK